A single window of Rhodamnia argentea isolate NSW1041297 chromosome 5, ASM2092103v1, whole genome shotgun sequence DNA harbors:
- the LOC115743674 gene encoding delta-1-pyrroline-5-carboxylate synthase isoform X1 gives MPTRPRGTKRLPELKAANGNMDSTRAFVRHVKRLVIKVGTAVVTRADGRLALGRLGALCEQIKELNLQGYEVIMVSSGAVGLGRQRLRYRKLVNSSFADLQKPQVELDGKACAAVGQSSLMALYDTLFSQLDVTSAQLLVTDHDFKSIDFRMQLNETVQSLLSLTVVPIFNENDAVSTRKAPYEDSSGIFWDNDSLAALLALELKADLLILLSDVEGLYSGPPSDPKSRLIRTYIKERHQGEITFGDKSRVGRGGMTAKVNAAVNAAQAGIPVVITSGYAPENILKVLQGEDIGTLFHEDAHLWVQSQDISAREMAVAARESSRNLQAISSEDRRKVLLDIADALEANQEQIMKENEADVAAAEKAGYERSLIARLALKPGKITNLANSIRVLAKMEDPIGRVLKRTELADGLVLEKTSSPLGVLLIVFESRPEALVQIASLAVRSGNGLLLKGGKEAKRSNAILHKVITDAIPDSIGGRLIGLVTSREEIPDLLKLDDVIDLVIPRGSNKLVSQIKESTKIPVLGHSDGICHVYVDKSANMEMANRIIVDAKVDYPAACNAMETLLLHKDLVPAGGLNAIVFGLRTKGVTLYGGPKVSSMLNIPQALSLHHEYNSMACTIETVDDVHQAIDHIHQYGSAHTDCIIAEDGEAVETFLRQVDSAAVFHNASTRFCDGARFGLGAEVGISTSRIHARGPVGVEGLLTTRWILRGNGQVVDGDKGVTYTHRDLPIQS, from the exons ATGCCGACTCGCCCGCGTGGGACGAAGCGACTCCCCGAGTTGAAGGCGGCCAACGGGAACATGGACTCTACCCGAGCCTTCGTCAGGCACGTCAAGCGCCTCGTCATCAAG GTTGGCACTGCGGTTGTTACCCGAGCAGATGGGCGGTTGGCACTCGGAAGACTAGGGGCTCTATGTGAGCAG ATAAAAGAATTGAACTTACAAGGATACGAGGTTATTATGGTCTCGTCCGGTGCTGTTGGCCTCGGTCGCCAGAGGCTTAGGTACCGTAAGCTAGTAAATAGCAG CTTCGCTGATCTCCAGAAGCCACAGGTTGAACTTGATGGGAAGGCTTGTGCAGCTGTCGGACAGAGTAGTCTTATGGCCTTGTATGATACCTTATTCAGCCAG TTGGATGTTACATCAGCTCAGCTTCTTGTGACAGATCATGACTTTAAGAGTATAGACTTCAGGATGCAACTCAATGAGACTGTGCAATCGTTGTTGTCTCTCACAGTTGTTCCCATCTTTAATGAGAATGATGCAGTCAGTACGAGGAAAGCTCCATATGAG GATTCGTCTGGCATATTCTGGGATAATGACAGCTTGGCAGCACTGCTTGCTTTGGAGCTCAAAGCTGATCTTCTTATATTACTCAGTGATGTTGAGGGTCTTTATAGTGGCCCGCCCAGTGATCCGAAGTCCCGATTAATTCGCACATACATCAAGGAACGACATCAAGGTGAAATCACCTTTGGAGATAAATCTCGTGTAGGGAGAGGTGGTATGACTGCGAAAGTTAATGCTGCTGTTAATGCAGCACAGGCTGGAATCCCTGTGGTCATTACCAG TGGGTATGCTCCTGAAAATATCCTTAAGGTTCTTCAAGGAGAGGATATTGGTACTCTCTTTCATGAGGATGCACATTTGTGGGTACAAAGCCAAGACATCAGTGCAAGGGAAATGGCTGTTGCAGCCAGGGAAAGTTCACGGAACCTTCAG GCCATATCATCTGAGGATAGGAGAAAAGTCCTGCTCGACATAGCTGATGCACTCGAAGCAAATCAGGAACAGATAATGAAGGAGAACGAAGCTGATGTTGCTGCTGCAGAAAAGGCTGGATATGAAAGATCTTTGATTGCTCGGTTGGCTCTGAAGCCTGGAAAG ATAACAAACCTTGCCAATTCTATACGCGTACTTGCAAAAATGGAAGATCCAATTGGGCGTGTTTTGAAGAGAACAGAG CTTGCTGATGGGCTTGTCCTAGAGAAAACATCATCTCCTTTGGGTGTCCTGCTTATAGTTTTTGAGTCTCGACCTGAAGCTCTAGTTCAG ATAGCTTCATTAGCTGTTCGAAGTGGGAATGGGCTACTCTTGAAAGGGGGTAAAGAAGCCAAGCGATCAAATGCCATTCTGCACAAG GTCATTACCGATGCTATTCCAGACAGCATTGGTGGGAGACTAATTGGACTTGTGACTTCGAGAGAGGAGATACCGGATTTGCTTAAG CTTGATGATGTTATTGATCTCGTAATACCAAGGGGGAGTAACAAGCTGGTCTCCCAAATAAAGGAATCAACTAAAATACCTGTTCTTGGTCATTCCG ATGGAATATGTCATGTTTATGTTGACAAGTCTGCGAACATGGAAATGGCAAACCGCATCATCGTTGATGCGAAGGTAGATTATCCAGCAGCCTGCAACGCAATG GAAACACTTCTCCTCCATAAAGATTTGGTGCCAGCTGGTGGACTTAATGCAATCGTGTTTGGGCTTCGGACCAAAG GTGTTACTTTATATGGGGGACCAAAAGTGAGCTCCATGCTGAATATCCCGCAGGCACTGTCCTTGCATCATGAGTACAATTCAATGGCATGCACCATCGAAACTGTAGATGATGTTCATCAAGCCATTGATCACATTCATCAATATGGAAG TGCACACACTGATTGCATTATAGCAGAAGACGGCGAAGCTGTGGAAACCTTCCTACGTCAAGTTGACAG TGCTGCTGTTTTTCACAATGCCAGCACGAGATTCTGTGACGGAGCACGATTTGGACTGGGTGCAGAG GTTGGGATAAGTACAAGTAGAATCCATGCTCGGGGTCCAGTTGGAGTTGAAGGATTGCTAACCACAAGATG GATCCTCAGAGGGAATGGACAAGTGGTGGATGGTGATAAAGGGGTCACTTACACCCACAGAGACCTCCCCATCCAGTCTTAA
- the LOC115743674 gene encoding delta-1-pyrroline-5-carboxylate synthase isoform X4: MPTRPRGTKRLPELKAANGNMDSTRAFVRHVKRLVIKVGTAVVTRADGRLALGRLGALCEQIKELNLQGYEVIMVSSGAVGLGRQRLSFADLQKPQVELDGKACAAVGQSSLMALYDTLFSQLDVTSAQLLVTDHDFKSIDFRMQLNETVQSLLSLTVVPIFNENDAVSTRKAPYEDSSGIFWDNDSLAALLALELKADLLILLSDVEGLYSGPPSDPKSRLIRTYIKERHQGEITFGDKSRVGRGGMTAKVNAAVNAAQAGIPVVITSGYAPENILKVLQGEDIGTLFHEDAHLWVQSQDISAREMAVAARESSRNLQAISSEDRRKVLLDIADALEANQEQIMKENEADVAAAEKAGYERSLIARLALKPGKITNLANSIRVLAKMEDPIGRVLKRTELADGLVLEKTSSPLGVLLIVFESRPEALVQIASLAVRSGNGLLLKGGKEAKRSNAILHKVITDAIPDSIGGRLIGLVTSREEIPDLLKLDDVIDLVIPRGSNKLVSQIKESTKIPVLGHSDGICHVYVDKSANMEMANRIIVDAKVDYPAACNAMETLLLHKDLVPAGGLNAIVFGLRTKGVTLYGGPKVSSMLNIPQALSLHHEYNSMACTIETVDDVHQAIDHIHQYGSAHTDCIIAEDGEAVETFLRQVDSAAVFHNASTRFCDGARFGLGAEVGISTSRIHARGPVGVEGLLTTRWILRGNGQVVDGDKGVTYTHRDLPIQS, encoded by the exons ATGCCGACTCGCCCGCGTGGGACGAAGCGACTCCCCGAGTTGAAGGCGGCCAACGGGAACATGGACTCTACCCGAGCCTTCGTCAGGCACGTCAAGCGCCTCGTCATCAAG GTTGGCACTGCGGTTGTTACCCGAGCAGATGGGCGGTTGGCACTCGGAAGACTAGGGGCTCTATGTGAGCAG ATAAAAGAATTGAACTTACAAGGATACGAGGTTATTATGGTCTCGTCCGGTGCTGTTGGCCTCGGTCGCCAGAGGCTTAG CTTCGCTGATCTCCAGAAGCCACAGGTTGAACTTGATGGGAAGGCTTGTGCAGCTGTCGGACAGAGTAGTCTTATGGCCTTGTATGATACCTTATTCAGCCAG TTGGATGTTACATCAGCTCAGCTTCTTGTGACAGATCATGACTTTAAGAGTATAGACTTCAGGATGCAACTCAATGAGACTGTGCAATCGTTGTTGTCTCTCACAGTTGTTCCCATCTTTAATGAGAATGATGCAGTCAGTACGAGGAAAGCTCCATATGAG GATTCGTCTGGCATATTCTGGGATAATGACAGCTTGGCAGCACTGCTTGCTTTGGAGCTCAAAGCTGATCTTCTTATATTACTCAGTGATGTTGAGGGTCTTTATAGTGGCCCGCCCAGTGATCCGAAGTCCCGATTAATTCGCACATACATCAAGGAACGACATCAAGGTGAAATCACCTTTGGAGATAAATCTCGTGTAGGGAGAGGTGGTATGACTGCGAAAGTTAATGCTGCTGTTAATGCAGCACAGGCTGGAATCCCTGTGGTCATTACCAG TGGGTATGCTCCTGAAAATATCCTTAAGGTTCTTCAAGGAGAGGATATTGGTACTCTCTTTCATGAGGATGCACATTTGTGGGTACAAAGCCAAGACATCAGTGCAAGGGAAATGGCTGTTGCAGCCAGGGAAAGTTCACGGAACCTTCAG GCCATATCATCTGAGGATAGGAGAAAAGTCCTGCTCGACATAGCTGATGCACTCGAAGCAAATCAGGAACAGATAATGAAGGAGAACGAAGCTGATGTTGCTGCTGCAGAAAAGGCTGGATATGAAAGATCTTTGATTGCTCGGTTGGCTCTGAAGCCTGGAAAG ATAACAAACCTTGCCAATTCTATACGCGTACTTGCAAAAATGGAAGATCCAATTGGGCGTGTTTTGAAGAGAACAGAG CTTGCTGATGGGCTTGTCCTAGAGAAAACATCATCTCCTTTGGGTGTCCTGCTTATAGTTTTTGAGTCTCGACCTGAAGCTCTAGTTCAG ATAGCTTCATTAGCTGTTCGAAGTGGGAATGGGCTACTCTTGAAAGGGGGTAAAGAAGCCAAGCGATCAAATGCCATTCTGCACAAG GTCATTACCGATGCTATTCCAGACAGCATTGGTGGGAGACTAATTGGACTTGTGACTTCGAGAGAGGAGATACCGGATTTGCTTAAG CTTGATGATGTTATTGATCTCGTAATACCAAGGGGGAGTAACAAGCTGGTCTCCCAAATAAAGGAATCAACTAAAATACCTGTTCTTGGTCATTCCG ATGGAATATGTCATGTTTATGTTGACAAGTCTGCGAACATGGAAATGGCAAACCGCATCATCGTTGATGCGAAGGTAGATTATCCAGCAGCCTGCAACGCAATG GAAACACTTCTCCTCCATAAAGATTTGGTGCCAGCTGGTGGACTTAATGCAATCGTGTTTGGGCTTCGGACCAAAG GTGTTACTTTATATGGGGGACCAAAAGTGAGCTCCATGCTGAATATCCCGCAGGCACTGTCCTTGCATCATGAGTACAATTCAATGGCATGCACCATCGAAACTGTAGATGATGTTCATCAAGCCATTGATCACATTCATCAATATGGAAG TGCACACACTGATTGCATTATAGCAGAAGACGGCGAAGCTGTGGAAACCTTCCTACGTCAAGTTGACAG TGCTGCTGTTTTTCACAATGCCAGCACGAGATTCTGTGACGGAGCACGATTTGGACTGGGTGCAGAG GTTGGGATAAGTACAAGTAGAATCCATGCTCGGGGTCCAGTTGGAGTTGAAGGATTGCTAACCACAAGATG GATCCTCAGAGGGAATGGACAAGTGGTGGATGGTGATAAAGGGGTCACTTACACCCACAGAGACCTCCCCATCCAGTCTTAA
- the LOC115743674 gene encoding delta-1-pyrroline-5-carboxylate synthase isoform X2: MPTRPRGTKRLPELKAANGNVDSTRAFVRHVKRLVIKVGTAVVTRADGRLALGRLGALCEQIKELNLQGYEVIMVSSGAVGLGRQRLRYRKLVNSSFADLQKPQVELDGKACAAVGQSSLMALYDTLFSQLDVTSAQLLVTDHDFKSIDFRMQLNETVQSLLSLTVVPIFNENDAVSTRKAPYEDSSGIFWDNDSLAALLALELKADLLILLSDVEGLYSGPPSDPKSRLIRTYIKERHQGEITFGDKSRVGRGGMTAKVNAAVNAAQAGIPVVITSGYAPENILKVLQGEDIGTLFHEDAHLWVQSQDISAREMAVAARESSRNLQAISSEDRRKVLLDIADALEANQEQIMKENEADVAAAEKAGYERSLIARLALKPGKITNLANSIRVLAKMEDPIGRVLKRTELADGLVLEKTSSPLGVLLIVFESRPEALVQIASLAVRSGNGLLLKGGKEAKRSNAILHKVITDAIPDSIGGRLIGLVTSREEIPDLLKLDDVIDLVIPRGSNKLVSQIKESTKIPVLGHSDGICHVYVDKSANMEMANRIIVDAKVDYPAACNAMETLLLHKDLVPAGGLNAIVFGLRTKGVTLYGGPKVSSMLNIPQALSLHHEYNSMACTIETVDDVHQAIDHIHQYGSAHTDCIIAEDGEAVETFLRQVDSAAVFHNASTRFCDGARFGLGAEVGISTSRIHARGPVGVEGLLTTRWILRGNGQVVDGDKGVTYTHRDLPIQS, encoded by the exons ATAAAAGAATTGAACTTACAAGGATACGAGGTTATTATGGTCTCGTCCGGTGCTGTTGGCCTCGGTCGCCAGAGGCTTAGGTACCGTAAGCTAGTAAATAGCAG CTTCGCTGATCTCCAGAAGCCACAGGTTGAACTTGATGGGAAGGCTTGTGCAGCTGTCGGACAGAGTAGTCTTATGGCCTTGTATGATACCTTATTCAGCCAG TTGGATGTTACATCAGCTCAGCTTCTTGTGACAGATCATGACTTTAAGAGTATAGACTTCAGGATGCAACTCAATGAGACTGTGCAATCGTTGTTGTCTCTCACAGTTGTTCCCATCTTTAATGAGAATGATGCAGTCAGTACGAGGAAAGCTCCATATGAG GATTCGTCTGGCATATTCTGGGATAATGACAGCTTGGCAGCACTGCTTGCTTTGGAGCTCAAAGCTGATCTTCTTATATTACTCAGTGATGTTGAGGGTCTTTATAGTGGCCCGCCCAGTGATCCGAAGTCCCGATTAATTCGCACATACATCAAGGAACGACATCAAGGTGAAATCACCTTTGGAGATAAATCTCGTGTAGGGAGAGGTGGTATGACTGCGAAAGTTAATGCTGCTGTTAATGCAGCACAGGCTGGAATCCCTGTGGTCATTACCAG TGGGTATGCTCCTGAAAATATCCTTAAGGTTCTTCAAGGAGAGGATATTGGTACTCTCTTTCATGAGGATGCACATTTGTGGGTACAAAGCCAAGACATCAGTGCAAGGGAAATGGCTGTTGCAGCCAGGGAAAGTTCACGGAACCTTCAG GCCATATCATCTGAGGATAGGAGAAAAGTCCTGCTCGACATAGCTGATGCACTCGAAGCAAATCAGGAACAGATAATGAAGGAGAACGAAGCTGATGTTGCTGCTGCAGAAAAGGCTGGATATGAAAGATCTTTGATTGCTCGGTTGGCTCTGAAGCCTGGAAAG ATAACAAACCTTGCCAATTCTATACGCGTACTTGCAAAAATGGAAGATCCAATTGGGCGTGTTTTGAAGAGAACAGAG CTTGCTGATGGGCTTGTCCTAGAGAAAACATCATCTCCTTTGGGTGTCCTGCTTATAGTTTTTGAGTCTCGACCTGAAGCTCTAGTTCAG ATAGCTTCATTAGCTGTTCGAAGTGGGAATGGGCTACTCTTGAAAGGGGGTAAAGAAGCCAAGCGATCAAATGCCATTCTGCACAAG GTCATTACCGATGCTATTCCAGACAGCATTGGTGGGAGACTAATTGGACTTGTGACTTCGAGAGAGGAGATACCGGATTTGCTTAAG CTTGATGATGTTATTGATCTCGTAATACCAAGGGGGAGTAACAAGCTGGTCTCCCAAATAAAGGAATCAACTAAAATACCTGTTCTTGGTCATTCCG ATGGAATATGTCATGTTTATGTTGACAAGTCTGCGAACATGGAAATGGCAAACCGCATCATCGTTGATGCGAAGGTAGATTATCCAGCAGCCTGCAACGCAATG GAAACACTTCTCCTCCATAAAGATTTGGTGCCAGCTGGTGGACTTAATGCAATCGTGTTTGGGCTTCGGACCAAAG GTGTTACTTTATATGGGGGACCAAAAGTGAGCTCCATGCTGAATATCCCGCAGGCACTGTCCTTGCATCATGAGTACAATTCAATGGCATGCACCATCGAAACTGTAGATGATGTTCATCAAGCCATTGATCACATTCATCAATATGGAAG TGCACACACTGATTGCATTATAGCAGAAGACGGCGAAGCTGTGGAAACCTTCCTACGTCAAGTTGACAG TGCTGCTGTTTTTCACAATGCCAGCACGAGATTCTGTGACGGAGCACGATTTGGACTGGGTGCAGAG GTTGGGATAAGTACAAGTAGAATCCATGCTCGGGGTCCAGTTGGAGTTGAAGGATTGCTAACCACAAGATG GATCCTCAGAGGGAATGGACAAGTGGTGGATGGTGATAAAGGGGTCACTTACACCCACAGAGACCTCCCCATCCAGTCTTAA
- the LOC115743674 gene encoding delta-1-pyrroline-5-carboxylate synthase isoform X3 produces MPTRPRGTKRLPELKAANGNVDSTRAFVRHVKRLVIKVGTAVVTRADGRLALGRLGALCEQIKELNLQGYEVIMVSSGAVGLGRQRLSFADLQKPQVELDGKACAAVGQSSLMALYDTLFSQLDVTSAQLLVTDHDFKSIDFRMQLNETVQSLLSLTVVPIFNENDAVSTRKAPYEDSSGIFWDNDSLAALLALELKADLLILLSDVEGLYSGPPSDPKSRLIRTYIKERHQGEITFGDKSRVGRGGMTAKVNAAVNAAQAGIPVVITSGYAPENILKVLQGEDIGTLFHEDAHLWVQSQDISAREMAVAARESSRNLQAISSEDRRKVLLDIADALEANQEQIMKENEADVAAAEKAGYERSLIARLALKPGKITNLANSIRVLAKMEDPIGRVLKRTELADGLVLEKTSSPLGVLLIVFESRPEALVQIASLAVRSGNGLLLKGGKEAKRSNAILHKVITDAIPDSIGGRLIGLVTSREEIPDLLKLDDVIDLVIPRGSNKLVSQIKESTKIPVLGHSDGICHVYVDKSANMEMANRIIVDAKVDYPAACNAMETLLLHKDLVPAGGLNAIVFGLRTKGVTLYGGPKVSSMLNIPQALSLHHEYNSMACTIETVDDVHQAIDHIHQYGSAHTDCIIAEDGEAVETFLRQVDSAAVFHNASTRFCDGARFGLGAEVGISTSRIHARGPVGVEGLLTTRWILRGNGQVVDGDKGVTYTHRDLPIQS; encoded by the exons ATAAAAGAATTGAACTTACAAGGATACGAGGTTATTATGGTCTCGTCCGGTGCTGTTGGCCTCGGTCGCCAGAGGCTTAG CTTCGCTGATCTCCAGAAGCCACAGGTTGAACTTGATGGGAAGGCTTGTGCAGCTGTCGGACAGAGTAGTCTTATGGCCTTGTATGATACCTTATTCAGCCAG TTGGATGTTACATCAGCTCAGCTTCTTGTGACAGATCATGACTTTAAGAGTATAGACTTCAGGATGCAACTCAATGAGACTGTGCAATCGTTGTTGTCTCTCACAGTTGTTCCCATCTTTAATGAGAATGATGCAGTCAGTACGAGGAAAGCTCCATATGAG GATTCGTCTGGCATATTCTGGGATAATGACAGCTTGGCAGCACTGCTTGCTTTGGAGCTCAAAGCTGATCTTCTTATATTACTCAGTGATGTTGAGGGTCTTTATAGTGGCCCGCCCAGTGATCCGAAGTCCCGATTAATTCGCACATACATCAAGGAACGACATCAAGGTGAAATCACCTTTGGAGATAAATCTCGTGTAGGGAGAGGTGGTATGACTGCGAAAGTTAATGCTGCTGTTAATGCAGCACAGGCTGGAATCCCTGTGGTCATTACCAG TGGGTATGCTCCTGAAAATATCCTTAAGGTTCTTCAAGGAGAGGATATTGGTACTCTCTTTCATGAGGATGCACATTTGTGGGTACAAAGCCAAGACATCAGTGCAAGGGAAATGGCTGTTGCAGCCAGGGAAAGTTCACGGAACCTTCAG GCCATATCATCTGAGGATAGGAGAAAAGTCCTGCTCGACATAGCTGATGCACTCGAAGCAAATCAGGAACAGATAATGAAGGAGAACGAAGCTGATGTTGCTGCTGCAGAAAAGGCTGGATATGAAAGATCTTTGATTGCTCGGTTGGCTCTGAAGCCTGGAAAG ATAACAAACCTTGCCAATTCTATACGCGTACTTGCAAAAATGGAAGATCCAATTGGGCGTGTTTTGAAGAGAACAGAG CTTGCTGATGGGCTTGTCCTAGAGAAAACATCATCTCCTTTGGGTGTCCTGCTTATAGTTTTTGAGTCTCGACCTGAAGCTCTAGTTCAG ATAGCTTCATTAGCTGTTCGAAGTGGGAATGGGCTACTCTTGAAAGGGGGTAAAGAAGCCAAGCGATCAAATGCCATTCTGCACAAG GTCATTACCGATGCTATTCCAGACAGCATTGGTGGGAGACTAATTGGACTTGTGACTTCGAGAGAGGAGATACCGGATTTGCTTAAG CTTGATGATGTTATTGATCTCGTAATACCAAGGGGGAGTAACAAGCTGGTCTCCCAAATAAAGGAATCAACTAAAATACCTGTTCTTGGTCATTCCG ATGGAATATGTCATGTTTATGTTGACAAGTCTGCGAACATGGAAATGGCAAACCGCATCATCGTTGATGCGAAGGTAGATTATCCAGCAGCCTGCAACGCAATG GAAACACTTCTCCTCCATAAAGATTTGGTGCCAGCTGGTGGACTTAATGCAATCGTGTTTGGGCTTCGGACCAAAG GTGTTACTTTATATGGGGGACCAAAAGTGAGCTCCATGCTGAATATCCCGCAGGCACTGTCCTTGCATCATGAGTACAATTCAATGGCATGCACCATCGAAACTGTAGATGATGTTCATCAAGCCATTGATCACATTCATCAATATGGAAG TGCACACACTGATTGCATTATAGCAGAAGACGGCGAAGCTGTGGAAACCTTCCTACGTCAAGTTGACAG TGCTGCTGTTTTTCACAATGCCAGCACGAGATTCTGTGACGGAGCACGATTTGGACTGGGTGCAGAG GTTGGGATAAGTACAAGTAGAATCCATGCTCGGGGTCCAGTTGGAGTTGAAGGATTGCTAACCACAAGATG GATCCTCAGAGGGAATGGACAAGTGGTGGATGGTGATAAAGGGGTCACTTACACCCACAGAGACCTCCCCATCCAGTCTTAA
- the LOC115743809 gene encoding uncharacterized protein At2g39795, mitochondrial-like, with protein sequence MAAFSSILRRSASSFAPVAVRALRSQRNCHSAIFTALNQARIVSSEPRLSPFLPPRSYSTKRPSSDETLRRILESEIQCAEETDDHDRVEEAPGGFPFQIEDKPGFQTITLSREYEGEEIKVEVSMPDLVTGEDGDDNNQDDHDEKANQSSIPLVVSIAKGNGQFIEFGCTAYPDEIVIDSLAVKNPEDSEDQIAYEGPDFQDLDENLQKAFHKYLEIRGIKPSTTNFLHEYMINKDSREYLMWLKNLKKFVEA encoded by the exons ATGGCGGCGTTCTCTTCTATTCTTCGCCGATCGGCCTCCTCTTTCGCGCCTGTCGCGGTCCGTGCTCTCCGGAGCCAGCGGAATTGCCACTCTGCCATCTTCACCGCTCTTAACCAGGCGAGGATCGTTTCCAGCGAGCCTCGCCTCAGTCCGTTTCTGCCTCCTCGTAGCTACTCCACGAAGAGGCCCAGCTCCGACGAGACTCTCCGCCGTATCCTCGAGTCGGAGATCCAGTGCGCCGAGGAAACCGACGACCACGATCGG GTTGAGGAGGCACCAGGTGGATTCCCGTTTCAAATTGAAGACAAGCCTGGATTTCAAACCATTACATTGTCAAGGGAGTATGAGGGTGAAGAGATAAAAGTTGAAGTCAGCATGCCTGATCTTGTGACCGGAGAAGATGGTGATGACAACAACCAGGACGACCACGACGAGAAGGCTAATCAGTCGAGCATTCCTCTAGTCGTAAGCATTGCCAAGGGGAACGGACAGTTTATTGAATTTGGCTGCACTGCTTACCCCGATGAAATCGTAATCGATAGCTTGGCCGTTAAGAATCCAGAAGACTCTGAGGACCAAATTGCTTATGAAGGGCCTGATTTTCA GGATTTGGATGAGAACCTGCAGAAAGCATTTCACAAGTATTTAGAGATTAGAGGAATCAAGCCCAGCACGACCAATTTCTTGCATGAATACATGATCAACAAAGACAGCAGAGAGTACTTGATGTGGTTGAAGAACCTCAAGAAGTTTGTGGAGGCATAA